In one window of Mercurialis annua linkage group LG4, ddMerAnnu1.2, whole genome shotgun sequence DNA:
- the LOC126679523 gene encoding ABC transporter A family member 1 isoform X1: MAKKKTTRRRQLEAMLYMNWLLKIRHPFVTLFEVLLPTIVMLLLIAVRTQVDTRVHQAQPYIREGMFVEIGKGISPNFQQVLELLLAKREFLAFAPDTDKTKMMIRFLSIKFPLLEQVSRIYKDELELETYICSDNYGVCYDVKNCSNPKIKGAIIFHDQGPQIFDYSIRLNHSWAFSGFPDVKTIMDINGPYLNDLELGVNPVPTLQYSFSGFFTLQQVMDSFIVFSAQQTEGKTVNEYIELPSSNISRRSSSLSFSWKKFSPSTIRVAPFPTRQYTDDEFQSIVKNVMGVLYLLGFLYPISRLISYAVLEKEQKIREGLYMMGLKDGVFYLSWFITYAFQFAISSGIITACTMDNLFKYSDKSLVFAYFFSFGLSAIMLSFLISTFFTRAKTAVAVGTLSFLGAFFPYYTVNDPAVPMILKVLASLLSPTAFALGSVNFADYERARVGLRWSNLWLGSSGVNFLVCFLMMWLDMLLYCVVGLYLDKVLPRENGVRYPWNFLFMNWRKRSITNHNLPSLGVTISDKLFSAAPAVEAISLDMKQQELDNRCIQIRNLHKVYATKRGKYAAVNSLNLTLYENQILALLGHNGAGKSTTISMLVGLLPPTSGDALMFGKNILRDMDEIRNGLGVCPQHDILFPELTVKEHLELFAILKGVEEDILETAVTDMVDEVGLADKVNTVVSSLSGGMKRKLSLGIALIGNSKVIILDEPTSGMDPYSMRLTWQLIKKIKKGRIILLTTHSMDEADELGDRIAIMANGSLKCCGSSLFLKHHYGVGYTLTLVKSAPTMSLAADIVYRHIPSAVCVSEVGTEISFKLPMASSSSFESLFREIESCMRRLVSHSETDISKEKDYIGIESYGISVTTLEEVFLRVAGCDFDESVDINQTSNILPSDSIISTASQDHNPPKNLDSKFLKSYIKVFAVIFSLVGRACGLMVATVLSLVNFLGRQCCSCCIISRSTFWQHTKALFIKRAISARRDRKTIVFQLLIPAVFLLFGLLLLKLKPHPDQQSVTLTTSQFNPLLSGGGGGGPIPFDLSFPIARELAEYINDGWIQSFEESSYKFPDSDKALADAIKAAGPTLGPILLSMSEFLMSSFNQSYQSRYGAVVMDDQNDDGSLGYTVLHNSSCQHAAPTYINVMNAAILRLATGDKNMTIRTRNHPLPMTKSQHLQRHDLDAFSAAIIINIAFSFIPASFAVAIVKEREVKAKHQQLISGVSVLSYWASTFLWDFISFLFPSSFAVALFYIFGMDQFIGKDGFWPTIFMFLEYGLAIASSTYCLTFLFSDHTMAQNVILLVQFFTGLILMVISFIMGLIETTASANNVLKNFFRVSPGFCFADGLASLALLRQGMKDKSSDAVYDWNVTGASIIYLGIESIGYFLLTIGLEYFPFHKFTSVTITQYWMNLKNIWMNLKNIRHGSSSDYSEPLLQSSSAAVSLDWDEDIDVQTERNRVLSGSVDNAILYLRNLQKVYPGGKYGKKVAVHSLTFSVQAGECFGFLGTNGAGKTTTLSMLSGEESPTDGTAFIFGNDIRSNPKAVRRHIGYCPQFDALLEFLTVKEHLELYARIKGVANCRMNDVVMEKLVEFDLLKHADKPSFVLSGGNKRKLSVAIAMIGDPPIVFLDEPSTGMDPIAKRFMWEVISRLSTRHGKTAVILTTHSMNEAQALCTRIGIMGGGKLRCIGSPQHLKTRFGNHLELEIKPAEVSSVDLENLCHLIQGKLLNIPSHPRTLLNDLEVCIGAVDFVTSENASVAEIRLSKELISFIGRWLGNEQRINTLLSSAPISDGDFGEQLGEQLVRDGGIPLPIFSEWWLTKEKFSAIDSFILCSFPGATFQGCNGLSVKYQIPYSEGFSLADVFGHLERNRNELGIAEYSISQATLETIFNHFAASV, from the exons ATGGCGAAGAAGAAGACGACGAGGCGCAGGCAGTTGGAAGCCATGCTTTATATGAATTGGCTTCTCAAAATTCGTCACCCCTTTGTTACTCTTTTTGAG GTTTTGCTTCCCACGATTGTAATGTTACTCTTAATAGCTGTAAGAACACAAGTTGATACACGAGTTCATCAAGCGCAGCC GTATATACGAGAAGGTATGTTTGTAGAAATAGGCAAAGGAATATCACCAAATTTTCAACAGGTTCTGGAGTTATTGTTGGCGAAGAGAGAGTTTTTGGCATTTGCACCTGATACAGATAAAACCAAGATGATGATTCGCTTTCTGTCAATAAAGTTTCCTTTACTTGAG CAAGTTTCAAGAATCTACAAAGATGAACTTGAGTTGGAAACCTATATATGCTCAGATAACTATGGTGTTTGCTATGATGTTAA GAATTGTTCAAATCCTAAAATAAAAGGAGCTATCATATTTCATGATCAAGGTCCCCAGATATTCGATTATAGCATACGTCTTAATCACTCTTGGGCTTTCTCAGGGTTTCCCGATGTTAAAACCATAATGGATATAAATGGACCTTATCTGAATGACTTGGAATTGGGTGTTAATCCAGTTCCAACATTGCAGTATAGCTTCAGTGGATTCTTCACG CTTCAGCAGGTAATGGATTCATTCATAGTATTTTCAGCTCAGCAAACTGAGGGTAAGACTGTAAATGAATACATAGAGTTGCCATCTTCCAATATTTCTAGAAGATCTTCTTCCCTCAGTTTTTCATGGAAGAAATTTAGTCCCTCGACAATTAGAGTTGCTCCCTTCCCGACCCGCCAATACACAGACGATGAGTTCCAATCTATTGTCAAGAATGTCATGGGAGTACt GTACTTGTTGGGATTTCTCTACCCCATCTCTCGCCTTATCAGCTATGCTGTGCTTGAGAAG GAACAAAAGATAAGAGAAGGTCTCTACATGATGGGATTAAAAGACGGAGTATTTTATCTCTCCTGGTTTATCACTTATGCTTTTCAG TTTGCTATTTCTTCTGGAATAATTACAGCATGCACCATGGATAACCTTTTCAAGTATAGTGATAAGTCACTGGTGTTTGcttattttttctcttttggACTCAGCGCAATTATGTTGTCATTTTTGATCTCTACATTCTTCACACGAGCAAAAACAGCAGTTGCAGTTGGGACACTGTCTTTTCTTGGGGCGTTCTTTCCCTATTACACTGTTAATGATCCAGCTGTACCAAT GATATTGAAGGTCTTAGCTTCTTTACTTTCACCTACGGCTTTCGCTCTAGGATCAGTTAACTTTGCTGATTATGAGCGTGCTCGTGTCGGGCTTCGTTGGAGCAACTTATGGCTA GGGTCATCTGGAGTGAATTTTTTGGTCTGCTTTTTGATGATGTGGCTTGACATGCTGCTATATTGTGTTGTTGGTCTTTATCTTGATAAG GTCCTTCCCAGGGAAAATGGAGTCCGTTACCCTTGGAACTTTTTATTCATGAATTGGAGAAAGAGAAGCATTACAAATCATAATCTTCCAAGTTTAGGAGTTACAATTAGCGATAAGCTTTTCAGTGCTGCACCTGCTGTTGAGGCAATAAGCTTGGATATGAAGCAACAAGAACTCGATAATAG ATGCATCCAGATTAGGAACCTGCATAAGGTGTATGCTACTAAAAGGGGGAAATATGCTGCTGTTAATTCGCTAAATCTCACCTTGTATGAAAATCAGATTCTTGCTCTTCTAG GGCATAATGGAGCTGGAAAAAGCACAACTATTTCAATGCTTGTTGGTCTTCTTCCTCCTACTTCTGGGGATGCTTTGATGTTTGGAAAGAACATACTACGAGATATG GATGAGATACGGAATGGTTTGGGTGTGTGCCCACAGCATGATATTCTTTTTCCAGAACTGACT GTAAAAGAGCATTTAGAATTATTTGCTATACTCAAAGGCGTGGAGGAAGATATTTTGGAGACCGCTGTTACTGATATGGTCGATGAA GTGGGTTTGGCTGATAAAGTGAACACAGTTGTGAGTTCGCTTTCTGGTGGCATGAAGAGGAAATTGTCTCTTGGAATTGCCCTGATAGGAAATAGTAAG GTTATAATTCTTGATGAACCAACTAGCGGAATGGATCCATACTCGATGCGGCTTACATGGCAATTAATCAAGAAGATAAAGAAGGGCAGGATAATATTATTGACAACCCATTCAATGGATGAAGCTGATGAACTAGGAGATCGGATAGCTATCATGGCTAATGGTTCTTTAAAATGCTGCGGAAG CTCCCTCTTCTTAAAGCATCATTATGGGGTTGGTTACACTCTTACTCTAGTGAAG tcGGCACCTACGATGTCTTTAGCAGCTGATATTGTTTACCGTCATATTCCATCAGCAGTTTGTGTGAGTGAG GTTGGAACTGAGATCTCTTTCAAGCTTCCTATGGCTTCCTCATCGTCCTTTGAAAGTTTGTTTAGGGAAATTGAAAGTTGTATGAGAAGATTAGTCTCTCACTCTGAAACAGATATAAGCAAAGAAAAAGATTATATTGGCATTGAAAGTTATGGCATCTCAGTTACAACTCTGGAGGAGGTATTTCTGAGAGTTGCAGGATGTGACTTCGATGAGAGTGTCGATATCAATCAGACGAGCAATATTCTTCCATCAGATTCAATTATTTCCACAGCTTCCCAAGATCATAACCCCCCCAAAAATTTGGattctaaatttctaaaaagctaTATAAAGGTTTTTGCTGTCATATTTTCCTTAGTGGGCAGAGCCTGTGGTTTGATGGTCGCTACTGTTTTAAGTTTGGTTAACTTCTTAGGCAGGCAGTGCTGTAGTTGTTGTATTATTTCGAGGTCAACATTTTGGCAGCATACAAAAGCATTGTTTATAAAGAGGGCAATATCTGCTCGAAGAGACCGGAAAACAATTGTTTTCCAACTTCTAATTCCTGCTGTGTTCTTGCTTTTTGGTCTTCTTCTTCTCAAGCTTAAGCCACACCCTGATCAGCAATCTGTTACGTTGACAACATCGCAATTTAATCCTCTCTTAAGCGGCGGCGGCGGAGGCGGTCCAATTCCTTTTGATCTGTCATTTCCTATTGCAAGAGAG CTTGCTGAGTATATCAATGATGGTTGGATCCAAAGCTTTGAAGAGAGTTCATATAAATTTCCTGATTCAGATAAGGCATTAGCTGATGCCATAAAAGCAGCAGGGCCAACTCTGGGACCAATTTTACTTTCGATGAGTGAATTTTTAATGTCTAGTTTCAACCAATCATATCAGTCGAG GTATGGAGCGGTAGTGATGGATGATCAAAATGATGATGGGAGTTTGGGATATACCGTACTGCATAATAGCTCTTGTCAGCATGCTGCTCCAACCTATATCAATGTGATGAATGCTGCAATTCTCAGGCTTGCTACCGGTGATAAGAATATGACAATTCGTACACGCAACCATCCTTTGCCAATGACAAAAAGCCAGCACTTGCAACGGCAT GATTTGGATGCATTCTCTGCTGCTATTATTATTAACATAGCATTTTCATTTATTCCTGCTTCGTTTGCTGTTGCCATTGTGAAG GAACGTGAGGTGAAGGCTAAGCACCAGCAGCTAATTAGTGGG GTTTCTGTACTTTCATATTGGGCTTCCACATTCCTCTGGGACTTCATCAGCTTCTTATTTCCTTCATCTTTTGCAGTAGCTTTGTTTTACATCTTTG GTATGGATCAATTTATCGGAAAAGATGGTTTCTGGCCAACAATTTTCATGTTTCTGGAGTATGGACTAGCAATCGCATCATCAACGTATTGTCTTACATTCTTGTTTTCTGATCACACCATGGCTCAG AATGTGATTCTGTTGGTCCAGTTTTTCACCGGCCTAATTCTAATGGTGATCTCATTCATCATGGGCCTTATAGAGACAACAGCAAGTGCAAATAATGTTCTTAAG AACTTCTTCAGAGTTTCACCTGGTTTTTGCTTTGCTGATGGACTTGCGTCACTGGCTCTTTTACGACAAGGGATGAAAGACAAATCAAGTGATGCAGTTTATGATTGGAATGTCACTGGAGCCTCCATAATATATCTTGGCATTGAG AGCATTGGTTACTTTCTCTTAACAATCGGGCTGGAATACTTTCCTTTTCACAAGTTCACTTCAGTTACAATCACACAGTACTGGATGAATTTGAAGAATATTTGGATGAATTTGAAGAATATTCGGCATGGCTCTTCCTCTGACTATTCAGAACCCCTTCTACAATCTTCTTCAGCAGCTGTTTCTCTTGATTGGGATGAAGACATTGATGTGCAAACAGAAAGAAACAGGGTACTTTCAGGATCTGTTGACAATGCCATCCTCTACTTACGTAATCTTCAGAAG GTGTATCCTGGAGGAAAATATGGCAAAAAAGTCGCTGTGCATTCATTGACTTTCTCAGTTCAAGCAGGAGAATGTTTCGGATTTTTAGGAACAAATGGAGCTGGCAAGACCACCACTCTATCAATGTTATCTG GAGAAGAATCTCCAACTGATGGAACTGCATTTATTTTTGGCAATGACATACGTTCTAATCCCAAGGCTGTTCGTCGGCAT ATTGGGTATTGCCCCCAGTTTGATGCTCTCTTGGAGTTCTTAACTGTCAAAGAGCATCTTGAGCTTTATGCAAGAATAAAAGGAGTTGCTAATTGCAGAATGAATGAT GTTGTCATGGAAAAGTTAGTTGAGTTTGACTTGTTGAAACATGCTGACAAACCATCATTTGTACTTAGTGGGGGGAACAAGCGCAAATTATCTGTTGCAATTGCAATGATTGGGGACCCTCCAATTGTATTTCTTGATGAGCCATCAACAG GGATGGATCCAATTGCCAAACGATTCATGTGGGAAGTGATATCTCGCTTGTCAACTAGACATGGAAAGACAGCAGTAATTCTTACAACCCACAGTATGAATGAAGCTCAGGCACTGTGCACTCGTATTGGAATAATG GGCGGCGGCAAATTAAGATGCATTGGAAGTCCGCAGCACCTGAAAACACGATTTGGAAATCACCTTGAGCTAGAG ATTAAACCTGCTGAGGTTAGCTCTGTAGACTTGGAAAATCTTTGCCACCTTATTCAGGGAAAGCTTCTCAACATTCCTTCACATCCAAGAACTCTACTCAATGACCTTGAAGTTTGCATTGGAGCTGTAGACTTCGTAACATCTGAAAATGCATCAGTAGCAGAGATCCGATTGTCAAAAGAATTGATATCATTTATTGGTCGGTGGCTTGGCAATGAACAAAGAATTAATACACTTTTGTCTTCAGCACCCATTTCTGATGGTGATTTTGGTGAACAGTTAGGAGAGCAGTTGGTTCGAGATG GTGGGATACCGCTGCCAATATTTTCTGAGTGGTGGCTAACCAAAGAGAAGTTTTCAGCTATTGATTCATTTATTCTGTGCTCATTCCCTGGTGCTACATTTCAAGGGTGCAATGGTTTGAGTGTTAAATATCAG ATTCCATACTCAGAAGGATTCTCCCTCGCGGATGTGTTTGGACACCTGGAGCGAAATAG AAATGAGCTGGGAATAGCAGAATACAGTATCAGCCAAGCAACTCTGGAAACCATATTTAATCATTTTGCAGCTAGCGTATGA
- the LOC126679523 gene encoding ABC transporter A family member 1 isoform X2, giving the protein MMGLKDGVFYLSWFITYAFQFAISSGIITACTMDNLFKYSDKSLVFAYFFSFGLSAIMLSFLISTFFTRAKTAVAVGTLSFLGAFFPYYTVNDPAVPMILKVLASLLSPTAFALGSVNFADYERARVGLRWSNLWLGSSGVNFLVCFLMMWLDMLLYCVVGLYLDKVLPRENGVRYPWNFLFMNWRKRSITNHNLPSLGVTISDKLFSAAPAVEAISLDMKQQELDNRCIQIRNLHKVYATKRGKYAAVNSLNLTLYENQILALLGHNGAGKSTTISMLVGLLPPTSGDALMFGKNILRDMDEIRNGLGVCPQHDILFPELTVKEHLELFAILKGVEEDILETAVTDMVDEVGLADKVNTVVSSLSGGMKRKLSLGIALIGNSKVIILDEPTSGMDPYSMRLTWQLIKKIKKGRIILLTTHSMDEADELGDRIAIMANGSLKCCGSSLFLKHHYGVGYTLTLVKSAPTMSLAADIVYRHIPSAVCVSEVGTEISFKLPMASSSSFESLFREIESCMRRLVSHSETDISKEKDYIGIESYGISVTTLEEVFLRVAGCDFDESVDINQTSNILPSDSIISTASQDHNPPKNLDSKFLKSYIKVFAVIFSLVGRACGLMVATVLSLVNFLGRQCCSCCIISRSTFWQHTKALFIKRAISARRDRKTIVFQLLIPAVFLLFGLLLLKLKPHPDQQSVTLTTSQFNPLLSGGGGGGPIPFDLSFPIARELAEYINDGWIQSFEESSYKFPDSDKALADAIKAAGPTLGPILLSMSEFLMSSFNQSYQSRYGAVVMDDQNDDGSLGYTVLHNSSCQHAAPTYINVMNAAILRLATGDKNMTIRTRNHPLPMTKSQHLQRHDLDAFSAAIIINIAFSFIPASFAVAIVKEREVKAKHQQLISGVSVLSYWASTFLWDFISFLFPSSFAVALFYIFGMDQFIGKDGFWPTIFMFLEYGLAIASSTYCLTFLFSDHTMAQNVILLVQFFTGLILMVISFIMGLIETTASANNVLKNFFRVSPGFCFADGLASLALLRQGMKDKSSDAVYDWNVTGASIIYLGIESIGYFLLTIGLEYFPFHKFTSVTITQYWMNLKNIWMNLKNIRHGSSSDYSEPLLQSSSAAVSLDWDEDIDVQTERNRVLSGSVDNAILYLRNLQKVYPGGKYGKKVAVHSLTFSVQAGECFGFLGTNGAGKTTTLSMLSGEESPTDGTAFIFGNDIRSNPKAVRRHIGYCPQFDALLEFLTVKEHLELYARIKGVANCRMNDVVMEKLVEFDLLKHADKPSFVLSGGNKRKLSVAIAMIGDPPIVFLDEPSTGMDPIAKRFMWEVISRLSTRHGKTAVILTTHSMNEAQALCTRIGIMGGGKLRCIGSPQHLKTRFGNHLELEIKPAEVSSVDLENLCHLIQGKLLNIPSHPRTLLNDLEVCIGAVDFVTSENASVAEIRLSKELISFIGRWLGNEQRINTLLSSAPISDGDFGEQLGEQLVRDGGIPLPIFSEWWLTKEKFSAIDSFILCSFPGATFQGCNGLSVKYQIPYSEGFSLADVFGHLERNRNELGIAEYSISQATLETIFNHFAASV; this is encoded by the exons ATGATGGGATTAAAAGACGGAGTATTTTATCTCTCCTGGTTTATCACTTATGCTTTTCAG TTTGCTATTTCTTCTGGAATAATTACAGCATGCACCATGGATAACCTTTTCAAGTATAGTGATAAGTCACTGGTGTTTGcttattttttctcttttggACTCAGCGCAATTATGTTGTCATTTTTGATCTCTACATTCTTCACACGAGCAAAAACAGCAGTTGCAGTTGGGACACTGTCTTTTCTTGGGGCGTTCTTTCCCTATTACACTGTTAATGATCCAGCTGTACCAAT GATATTGAAGGTCTTAGCTTCTTTACTTTCACCTACGGCTTTCGCTCTAGGATCAGTTAACTTTGCTGATTATGAGCGTGCTCGTGTCGGGCTTCGTTGGAGCAACTTATGGCTA GGGTCATCTGGAGTGAATTTTTTGGTCTGCTTTTTGATGATGTGGCTTGACATGCTGCTATATTGTGTTGTTGGTCTTTATCTTGATAAG GTCCTTCCCAGGGAAAATGGAGTCCGTTACCCTTGGAACTTTTTATTCATGAATTGGAGAAAGAGAAGCATTACAAATCATAATCTTCCAAGTTTAGGAGTTACAATTAGCGATAAGCTTTTCAGTGCTGCACCTGCTGTTGAGGCAATAAGCTTGGATATGAAGCAACAAGAACTCGATAATAG ATGCATCCAGATTAGGAACCTGCATAAGGTGTATGCTACTAAAAGGGGGAAATATGCTGCTGTTAATTCGCTAAATCTCACCTTGTATGAAAATCAGATTCTTGCTCTTCTAG GGCATAATGGAGCTGGAAAAAGCACAACTATTTCAATGCTTGTTGGTCTTCTTCCTCCTACTTCTGGGGATGCTTTGATGTTTGGAAAGAACATACTACGAGATATG GATGAGATACGGAATGGTTTGGGTGTGTGCCCACAGCATGATATTCTTTTTCCAGAACTGACT GTAAAAGAGCATTTAGAATTATTTGCTATACTCAAAGGCGTGGAGGAAGATATTTTGGAGACCGCTGTTACTGATATGGTCGATGAA GTGGGTTTGGCTGATAAAGTGAACACAGTTGTGAGTTCGCTTTCTGGTGGCATGAAGAGGAAATTGTCTCTTGGAATTGCCCTGATAGGAAATAGTAAG GTTATAATTCTTGATGAACCAACTAGCGGAATGGATCCATACTCGATGCGGCTTACATGGCAATTAATCAAGAAGATAAAGAAGGGCAGGATAATATTATTGACAACCCATTCAATGGATGAAGCTGATGAACTAGGAGATCGGATAGCTATCATGGCTAATGGTTCTTTAAAATGCTGCGGAAG CTCCCTCTTCTTAAAGCATCATTATGGGGTTGGTTACACTCTTACTCTAGTGAAG tcGGCACCTACGATGTCTTTAGCAGCTGATATTGTTTACCGTCATATTCCATCAGCAGTTTGTGTGAGTGAG GTTGGAACTGAGATCTCTTTCAAGCTTCCTATGGCTTCCTCATCGTCCTTTGAAAGTTTGTTTAGGGAAATTGAAAGTTGTATGAGAAGATTAGTCTCTCACTCTGAAACAGATATAAGCAAAGAAAAAGATTATATTGGCATTGAAAGTTATGGCATCTCAGTTACAACTCTGGAGGAGGTATTTCTGAGAGTTGCAGGATGTGACTTCGATGAGAGTGTCGATATCAATCAGACGAGCAATATTCTTCCATCAGATTCAATTATTTCCACAGCTTCCCAAGATCATAACCCCCCCAAAAATTTGGattctaaatttctaaaaagctaTATAAAGGTTTTTGCTGTCATATTTTCCTTAGTGGGCAGAGCCTGTGGTTTGATGGTCGCTACTGTTTTAAGTTTGGTTAACTTCTTAGGCAGGCAGTGCTGTAGTTGTTGTATTATTTCGAGGTCAACATTTTGGCAGCATACAAAAGCATTGTTTATAAAGAGGGCAATATCTGCTCGAAGAGACCGGAAAACAATTGTTTTCCAACTTCTAATTCCTGCTGTGTTCTTGCTTTTTGGTCTTCTTCTTCTCAAGCTTAAGCCACACCCTGATCAGCAATCTGTTACGTTGACAACATCGCAATTTAATCCTCTCTTAAGCGGCGGCGGCGGAGGCGGTCCAATTCCTTTTGATCTGTCATTTCCTATTGCAAGAGAG CTTGCTGAGTATATCAATGATGGTTGGATCCAAAGCTTTGAAGAGAGTTCATATAAATTTCCTGATTCAGATAAGGCATTAGCTGATGCCATAAAAGCAGCAGGGCCAACTCTGGGACCAATTTTACTTTCGATGAGTGAATTTTTAATGTCTAGTTTCAACCAATCATATCAGTCGAG GTATGGAGCGGTAGTGATGGATGATCAAAATGATGATGGGAGTTTGGGATATACCGTACTGCATAATAGCTCTTGTCAGCATGCTGCTCCAACCTATATCAATGTGATGAATGCTGCAATTCTCAGGCTTGCTACCGGTGATAAGAATATGACAATTCGTACACGCAACCATCCTTTGCCAATGACAAAAAGCCAGCACTTGCAACGGCAT GATTTGGATGCATTCTCTGCTGCTATTATTATTAACATAGCATTTTCATTTATTCCTGCTTCGTTTGCTGTTGCCATTGTGAAG GAACGTGAGGTGAAGGCTAAGCACCAGCAGCTAATTAGTGGG GTTTCTGTACTTTCATATTGGGCTTCCACATTCCTCTGGGACTTCATCAGCTTCTTATTTCCTTCATCTTTTGCAGTAGCTTTGTTTTACATCTTTG GTATGGATCAATTTATCGGAAAAGATGGTTTCTGGCCAACAATTTTCATGTTTCTGGAGTATGGACTAGCAATCGCATCATCAACGTATTGTCTTACATTCTTGTTTTCTGATCACACCATGGCTCAG AATGTGATTCTGTTGGTCCAGTTTTTCACCGGCCTAATTCTAATGGTGATCTCATTCATCATGGGCCTTATAGAGACAACAGCAAGTGCAAATAATGTTCTTAAG AACTTCTTCAGAGTTTCACCTGGTTTTTGCTTTGCTGATGGACTTGCGTCACTGGCTCTTTTACGACAAGGGATGAAAGACAAATCAAGTGATGCAGTTTATGATTGGAATGTCACTGGAGCCTCCATAATATATCTTGGCATTGAG AGCATTGGTTACTTTCTCTTAACAATCGGGCTGGAATACTTTCCTTTTCACAAGTTCACTTCAGTTACAATCACACAGTACTGGATGAATTTGAAGAATATTTGGATGAATTTGAAGAATATTCGGCATGGCTCTTCCTCTGACTATTCAGAACCCCTTCTACAATCTTCTTCAGCAGCTGTTTCTCTTGATTGGGATGAAGACATTGATGTGCAAACAGAAAGAAACAGGGTACTTTCAGGATCTGTTGACAATGCCATCCTCTACTTACGTAATCTTCAGAAG GTGTATCCTGGAGGAAAATATGGCAAAAAAGTCGCTGTGCATTCATTGACTTTCTCAGTTCAAGCAGGAGAATGTTTCGGATTTTTAGGAACAAATGGAGCTGGCAAGACCACCACTCTATCAATGTTATCTG GAGAAGAATCTCCAACTGATGGAACTGCATTTATTTTTGGCAATGACATACGTTCTAATCCCAAGGCTGTTCGTCGGCAT ATTGGGTATTGCCCCCAGTTTGATGCTCTCTTGGAGTTCTTAACTGTCAAAGAGCATCTTGAGCTTTATGCAAGAATAAAAGGAGTTGCTAATTGCAGAATGAATGAT GTTGTCATGGAAAAGTTAGTTGAGTTTGACTTGTTGAAACATGCTGACAAACCATCATTTGTACTTAGTGGGGGGAACAAGCGCAAATTATCTGTTGCAATTGCAATGATTGGGGACCCTCCAATTGTATTTCTTGATGAGCCATCAACAG GGATGGATCCAATTGCCAAACGATTCATGTGGGAAGTGATATCTCGCTTGTCAACTAGACATGGAAAGACAGCAGTAATTCTTACAACCCACAGTATGAATGAAGCTCAGGCACTGTGCACTCGTATTGGAATAATG GGCGGCGGCAAATTAAGATGCATTGGAAGTCCGCAGCACCTGAAAACACGATTTGGAAATCACCTTGAGCTAGAG ATTAAACCTGCTGAGGTTAGCTCTGTAGACTTGGAAAATCTTTGCCACCTTATTCAGGGAAAGCTTCTCAACATTCCTTCACATCCAAGAACTCTACTCAATGACCTTGAAGTTTGCATTGGAGCTGTAGACTTCGTAACATCTGAAAATGCATCAGTAGCAGAGATCCGATTGTCAAAAGAATTGATATCATTTATTGGTCGGTGGCTTGGCAATGAACAAAGAATTAATACACTTTTGTCTTCAGCACCCATTTCTGATGGTGATTTTGGTGAACAGTTAGGAGAGCAGTTGGTTCGAGATG GTGGGATACCGCTGCCAATATTTTCTGAGTGGTGGCTAACCAAAGAGAAGTTTTCAGCTATTGATTCATTTATTCTGTGCTCATTCCCTGGTGCTACATTTCAAGGGTGCAATGGTTTGAGTGTTAAATATCAG ATTCCATACTCAGAAGGATTCTCCCTCGCGGATGTGTTTGGACACCTGGAGCGAAATAG AAATGAGCTGGGAATAGCAGAATACAGTATCAGCCAAGCAACTCTGGAAACCATATTTAATCATTTTGCAGCTAGCGTATGA